DNA from Brassica napus cultivar Da-Ae chromosome C4, Da-Ae, whole genome shotgun sequence:
ttaaaattaaataaaatataaatgcaacaatttatatataagtaaaaatggtaaatatttcaaaattcacAATCCGCGCGAAGTGGAGAAAAAATCTGtagtatatttaataataactaaattagtTGGAGAAGAAATAATAGGAAGTTAAATTAATGTATTGGTCCAACCTAGACTATTTGCAAATAGATAAAACGTtatcatgttttaatagtattgatgattATATGTCCATATTTCTTTTACAATCCTTTTGAGGCGAATCAATATtgactttattattattattattgatattttttatcatgaaactgcctttattattgatattgattGATGCCAATAACCAAATGCttttattattgattgataaatatataattcaaaaaaaaaaactgaataagaaaacaaataaagagTACATTGATAATATGCTTCAAATCTCAAATTTTGGTTTCCacattttagattttggattccAAAGAAAATTACTTTTGGCATAGCAATCTGGATTCCCAAAATCTTCTATTTCATGATGTAACTTGTTATTTTCCATCCATACCAAAAACTTAGATTTATCTTGATCATCAAAGAGATTGACAAAATGTTTTCCGgtctttgaaaaatatttttttttattgtggaTCTCTGAAACATATTTGAAACCATAATAAGATTTTGAAGATATAATTAAAGTAgactataaaaaatatgtaaaagccACGTACATGAAAACATAAGAATTATGCTTTTTTTATGCTCTCAAGATGTCACATTATGTCATGTGCCTAACTCCTTCAGAAAATAATATGATGATTTGGTTAAAAGAATTCAATGCGGTGTTGAAACCTGAACTTTCCTTTTCATGAGTTGGCCATGTGTATTGCAATGACTTCATAAAACAGGGTGCAGGAACCACTTTGgcaatttttaattgttttgtctTTCTGGATAGGTTTTATTTTCGTGAGATTCGTGAGACATGCGATGTTCGTGAGATTTGTGAGACATGCGCTTATATAAGATATAACAACGAGTTGATATTAGGGTTGTTTTGGTACGATGGTTTACTAATAGATTTAAATGGTtcaattatataataatgtaaCCAATTTATAGTTAGAGTAGAAACCGGATACATATATAAGGTGAAATATTTGGCACAGGCTGTTATAATATACAGGGAAAGActaaaaaagtaataaaaagaaagagtGCAGTAACATTTCATTGGTAGATTTTTTTggactatttttcttttattagtatagattatgTTCATATAAATGTATACTCTCATTTGTAAAGTGACAAAATTAACACAATAAATAGTAACAAAACTCTCATCCTCATGTTTTCTCTCTACTTTCCATAGATTTGAGTAAAAGTACTTATTaagtcaaaacaaaaacaaaagaaaatgaagacaaaacacaaaaaaaaatacgtaGATAGTATGATAGGAATAAGAATGAAAGTAacgaaaaaagtaaaataatagaaaacttGTTCTTTATTATTCCATCCCGGATTTGATAAGAAATAGTTTTATTCTGTGCTTCCTTAAACTAAAAGGAATGAgaagaaaaattaaagaaaaaatattatttataaatagtatCAAATCTAAGAAATGAATAAGACTTGACCATTCCATTCATTCTTTTGATCTGGACCTTAAACTAGTGTTATCCATTTACTGATAATTACGGAAACGGATAAGAGTTgaccaaaaaataattcaaCAAATCTAGTAAGAAAATCTAAATAAGAGTTTGTACGTCACACTTCTGGTAAGAGATAAAAGGTGAATTAATATGGATATCAACGAATTGATTAGTAGTTGACTCCGACTGATTATATATACCGATAAATATCGATGGAGAAATAgaagtaaaatttaaaaatggatACACGTCAAATGCTGGTTATATTTTCTTATGTGGTTCTCACGCATATGACCCTAGGAAACATTGATGTTAGAGTTTACGACTTCTACTTTGTTTTCCATTTCTTAGCACTTGatctttaaagtttttttttttttgtattcatcAATTTTACAGGAGTTCGATTGTGTTGATATATACAAACAACCCGCTTTTCAACATCCATTGTTGAAACACCACAAGATTCCGGTATGATAGTGACattgctttaataaaatatgaaataaattggACAAGTTAGAAATATTTGacctatatttttctctaaattaaTCGTGTTATCATCTGTTATGTTTCAGGAAAAATTCACTTCGAATGAAAGTTttgatagaaaaaataaatataaaacaaatgatCAAAGTTGTCCAAAAGGAACCGTGGCAATCTTAAGACAAAGAAGTGAAACTGAGAGCCTTCATCTCGACACAATCTATCAATTCGGCCACCATGTATATCCTTCTTTTCCTGTTTTATAGTATATATTCATCCTCTTTTTTGAAAATGAGTATATATTCATtccttataaaaaataataattcaaactATTCAGTGTGTTATGAAACTTGCAAGACGTGACGTTTATACATTCTTGTACAGTTTGCGTTTATGGATGCATCTTCGTTTGAAACCATCTATCGAGGAGCACAAGCTGATATAAGTATTCATAACCTAACTTTACAAAATAACCAATACAGTAAAAGTCAAATTTGGTTAGAGAATGGACCTATTGCCGAACTCAACAGCATACAAGTTGGCTGGGCGGTACGTCTTTATAAACTTTATACATAATACACATGCAGTGGAACCAAGACGGCACATCCCATCCCATATTTTGCGTAGGTACATCCAAGAGTGTATGGAGACAGTGCTACACGATTGACTATATATTGGACCGTGAGTAAACTAGTACTTTTCTTAGTTATGTTTGTATCT
Protein-coding regions in this window:
- the LOC106408670 gene encoding uncharacterized protein LOC106408670; this encodes MDTRQMLVIFSYVVLTHMTLGNIDEFDCVDIYKQPAFQHPLLKHHKIPEKFTSNESFDRKNKYKTNDQSCPKGTVAILRQRSETESLHLDTIYQFGHHFAFMDASSFETIYRGAQADISIHNLTLQNNQYSKSQIWLENGPIAELNSIQVGWAVHPRVYGDSATRLTIYWTGDGYKKTGCYNTECPGFIIITRKPSIGSIFKQSSVYGDKPVTFTPQVVQGFFGNWALTVDDEIIGYWPGELFTHLNKGASRVRFGGNTFMSPDGISPPMGNGHVPIYDYERSSSFLHVKLTNDKYQSIEAETQMGVADSKCFTLISRDYTNETGKSFSFGGPGGRCGV